The Variovorax sp. S12S4 genome includes the window TCACCGAGGGCTGGCGCATGCTGCACCTGGAAGAACGCACGGTCGAGCGCTACGAACAGCCGAAGGTGCTTTGGGAAGCCGTACTCGAACGCGAGTGACGGCAGCGCGCTACGCCGTCATCTGCAGCGGAATGGTGACCGGCCCATCGTTGACCAGGTGCACCTGCATGTCGGCGCCGAACTCGCCCGTTGCAACCACGGGGTGCGCAGCGCGGGCTTGCGCCACGAAATAGTCGTAAAGCCGCCGCCCTTCATCCGGCGCCGCTGCCTGCGTGAAGCTCGGGCGATTGCCGCCGCTCACGTCGGCCGCGAGCGTGAACTGGCTCACCACGAGCAGGCCGCCGCCGATGTCCTGCAGGCTGCGGTTCATCTTGCTCGCGTCGTCTGAAAAGATGCGCAGCTTCAGTATCTTTGCCAGCATGCGGTCGGCGAGCGCATCCACATCGCCGCGCTCGGCACAGAGCAGCACGAGCAGGCCGGCCTCGATGGCGCCCGCGGTCTGCCCGCCAATAT containing:
- the dtd gene encoding D-aminoacyl-tRNA deacylase, with the protein product MKAVIQRVASARVDIGGQTAGAIEAGLLVLLCAERGDVDALADRMLAKILKLRIFSDDASKMNRSLQDIGGGLLVVSQFTLAADVSGGNRPSFTQAAAPDEGRRLYDYFVAQARAAHPVVATGEFGADMQVHLVNDGPVTIPLQMTA